In Musa acuminata AAA Group cultivar baxijiao chromosome BXJ2-3, Cavendish_Baxijiao_AAA, whole genome shotgun sequence, the following proteins share a genomic window:
- the LOC135606448 gene encoding cytochrome P450 71A9-like, producing the protein MVNLSELLLSLTCNITCRTAFGSGFDDGGDIQLHDMLREAQEELSGLFLSDYLPLLGWVDRLRGMRSRLERTYVKLDSIYQRLIDYHRDRFRQQGKEDEDVLDALLRMQKDEEGLTEDHIKGVLMNIFIAGTDTCSATVEWAMAELIRQPELMKRAQDEVRGCVRSKGEAEESDLHQLHFFKCVVKETMRLHRPAPLLIPRETMQHFKFNGYDILPKTWMYVNAWAIGRDPNSWGRPHVFDPQRFMHDSMEANGQDFKLIPFGEGRRICPAKNPGMLMVELVLANLLYSFDWHLPTVMVKEDISMEEASGLTVNRVYALCLMATKYDASTA; encoded by the exons ATGGTCAACCTGAGCGAGTTGCTGCTCTCGCTTACCTGCAATATAACATGCAGAACTGCCTTTGGCTCCGGCTTCGACGATGGAGGCGACATCCAACTCCACGACATGCTCAGAGAAGCCCAAGAAGAGTTAAGTGGCTTGTTTTTATCTGATTACTTACCATTGTTGGGGTGGGTTGATAGGCTACGTGGGATGAGATCCAGACTTGAAAGGACCTACGTTAAGCTCGATAGCATCTACCAACGCCTTATAGATTACCACCGAGATCGATTCAGGCAACAAGGTAAAGAAGATGAAGACGTCTTAGATGCTTTGCTCCGCATGCAAAAGGATGAGGAGGGTCTAACAGAAGACCACATCAAAGGAGTGCTCATG AATATTTTCATTGCTGGGACGGACACATGCTCGGCAACCGTGGAGTGGGCGATGGCGGAGCTCATCAGACAACCTGAGCTGATGAAGAGAGCACAAGACGAGGTAAGAGGATGTGTCAGAAGCAAAGGGGAGGCGGAGGAGAGTGACCTTCACCAACTTCATTTCTTCAAGTGTGTCGTCAAGGAGACAATGAGGCTGCACCGTCCCGCTCCGCTGCTAATTCCTAGGGAAACCATGCAGCACTTTAAGTTTAATGGCTATGATATTCTACCCAAAACATGGATGTATGTGAATGCTTGGGCGATAGGAAGAGATCCCAATTCGTGGGGGAGGCCTCATGTCTTTGATCCACAGAGGTTCATGCATGACTCCATGGAGGCAAATGGGCAGGATTTCAAGCTCATACCATTTGGCGAAGGTCGAAGGATCTGCCCCGCTAAGAATCCTGGAATGTTAATGGTGGAACTTGTGCTTGCCAACCTCCTCTACTCCTTTGATTGGCATTTACCAACTGTAATGGTGAAGGAGGACATCAGCATGGAGGAAGCATCTGGTCTTACCGTCAATAGAGTATATGCTCTTTGTCTCATGGCCACCAAATATGATGCATCAACCGCCTGA
- the LOC135606449 gene encoding cytochrome P450 71B34-like produces the protein MAVPPFLLSSLPSLLVVLALLSSLLLAGRKARGGSATWKLPPSPPKLPVIGHLHLLGSSLLHRSLWELSKKHGPLMHLKLGRVPVVVVSSPEMAKEVLKTHDLECCSRPSLLSFSKFSYGFSDVALTPYGEQWRQLRKFCTVELFSARKINSFRDIRKEEMERVTKLICSHARASTMVNLSELLLSLTCNITCRTAFGSGFDDGGDIQLHDMLREAQALVAGLFLSDYLPLLGWVDRLSGMRSRLERTYVKLDSIYQRLIDYHRDRFRQQGKEDEDVLDALLRMQKDEEGLTEDHIKGVLVDIFVAGTDTSSATVEWAMAELIRQPELMKRAQDEVRGCVGSKGEVEESDLHQLDFFKCVIKETMRLHPPAPLLLPRETMQHFKLNGYDILPKTWMYVNAWAIGRDPNSWGRPHVFDPERFMHDSMEANGQAFKLIPFGEGRRICPGKNLGMLMVELVLANLLYSFDWHLPPGMVKEDISMEEAPGVTVHREYALCLMATKYDATTA, from the exons ATGGCAGTTCCTCCCTTCCTGCTCTCTTCTCTCCCTTCTCTTCTCGTTGTTCTCGCACTGCTGTCTTCACTTCTACTCGCAGGTCGGAAGGCGAGAGGTGGCTCGGCGACCTGGAAACTCCCTCCAAGCCCACCCAAGCTCCCCGTCATCGGCCACCTCCACCTCTTGGGGAGCAGCTTGCTGCATCGCTCCCTTTGGGAACTCTCCAAGAAACATGGACCTCTCATGCACTTGAAACTTGGTCGAGTCCCCGTTGTCGTCGTGTCCTCGCCGGAGATGGCTAAGGAAGTGCTCAAGACACACGATCTTGAGTGCTGCAGTCGGCCTTCGCTCCTCTCCTTTTCCAAGTTTTCATACGGTTTCTCCGACGTCGCCTTAACCCCATACGGAGAACAATGGAGGCAGCTTCGGAAGTTCTGCACCGTCGAACTCTTCAGCGCCAGGAAGATCAACTCTTTTAGGGACATAAGAAAAGAAGAGATGGAGCGAGTGACGAAACTGATATGTTCTCACGCTCGCGCTTCGACCATGGTCAACCTGAGCGAGTTGCTGCTCTCGCTTACCTGCAATATAACATGCAGAACTGCCTTTGGCTCCGGCTTCGACGATGGAGGCGACATCCAACTCCACGACATGCTCAGAGAAGCCCAAGCGTTGGTAGCTGGCTTGTTTTTATCTGATTACTTACCATTGTTGGGGTGGGTTGATAGGCTAAGTGGGATGAGATCCAGACTTGAAAGGACCTACGTTAAGCTCGATAGCATCTACCAACGCCTTATAGATTACCACCGAGATCGATTCAGGCAACAAGGTAAAGAAGATGAAGACGTCTTAGATGCTTTGCTCCGCATGCAAAAGGATGAGGAGGGTCTAACAGAAGACCACATCAAAGGAGTGCTCGTG GATATTTTCGTTGCTGGGACGGACACATCCTCGGCAACCGTGGAGTGGGCGATGGCGGAGCTCATCAGACAACCTGAGCTGATGAAGAGAGCACAAGACGAGGTAAGAGGATGTGTCGGAAGCAAAGGGGAGGTGGAGGAGAGTGACCTTCACCAACTTGATTTCTTCAAGTGTGTCATCAAGGAGACGATGAGGCTGCACCCTCCCGCTCCGCTGCTACTTCCTAGGGAAACCATGCAGCACTTTAAGCTAAATGGCTATGATATTCTACCCAAAACATGGATGTATGTGAATGCTTGGGCGATAGGAAGAGATCCCAATTCGTGGGGGAGGCCTCATGTCTTTGATCCAGAGAGGTTCATGCATGACTCCATGGAGGCAAATGGGCAGGCTTTCAAGCTCATACCATTTGGCGAAGGTCGAAGGATCTGCCCCGGTAAGAATCTTGGAATGTTAATGGTGGAACTTGTGCTTGCCAACCTCCTCTACTCCTTTGATTGGCATTTACCACCTGGAATGGTGAAGGAGGACATCAGTATGGAGGAAGCCCCTGGTGTTACTGTACATAGAGAGTATGCTCTTTGTCTCATGGCCACCAAATATGATGCAACAACAGCCTGA